The following proteins come from a genomic window of Sorghum bicolor cultivar BTx623 chromosome 3, Sorghum_bicolor_NCBIv3, whole genome shotgun sequence:
- the LOC8078171 gene encoding Werner Syndrome-like exonuclease, whose protein sequence is MFGGRSNSSATTRLTVHFGSAMIDTTVTRDAAVADDWVRTVRAANPRGARLIVGLDCEWKPNYRSWTTSKVAILQLCAGTRCLVLQLLYVDRVPASVRSFLADPDVLFVGIGVGEDVAKLDADYGLTCAAHVDLESRCNDYLGRYTGVGRRLGLKGYAEEVLGLFMEKPRGVTMSNWEKHDLEEAQIRYACIDAYVSYKLGEKVLAY, encoded by the coding sequence ATGTTTGGTGGTCGTTCCAACAGCTCCGCCACCACTCGCCTCACCGTCCACTTCGGCTCCGCCATGATCGACACCACCGTGACCCGCGACGCGGCGGTCGCCGACGACTGGGTCCGCACCGTGCGCGCGGCGAACCCGCGTGGCGCCCGTCTCATCGTCGGCCTGGACTGCGAGTGGAAGCCCAACTACCGCAGCTGGACGACCTCCAAGGTGGCCATCCTCCAGCTCTGCGCCGGCACCCGCTGCCTCGTCCTCCAGCTCCTCTACGTCGACCGCGTCCCGGCGTCCGTCAGGAGCTTCCTCGCCGACCCCGACGTGCTgttcgtcggcatcggcgtcggCGAGGACGTGGCGAAGCTGGACGCCGACTACGGGCTCACGTGCGCGGCGCACGTTGACTTGGAAAGCCGCTGCAACGACTACCTGGGCCGCTACACTGGAGTGGGGAGGAGGCTGGGGCTCAAGGGCTACGCAGAGGAGGTGCTGGGGCTGTTCATGGAGAAGCCACGCGGTGTCACCATGAGCAACTGGGAGAAGCATGACCTCGAGGAGGCACAGATCCGGTATGCATGCATCGATGCGTACGTGTCTTACAAGCTCGGAGAGAAGGTCTTGGCCTACTga